A section of the Acropora muricata isolate sample 2 chromosome 4, ASM3666990v1, whole genome shotgun sequence genome encodes:
- the LOC136915792 gene encoding uncharacterized protein isoform X2, whose translation MSIFAVFLLLLVFVGVENVAQGDDESCAMSERLHGEMVNIKKAKVNAERNNGTVSVPKALIVNSSMDCEQGCCGNINCTVYLFYPRQPSIGDQQRKFNCFFLNCRPQNLCSLVNVSNKAEGSVVGIRQLTGNTAEPKVTANLEFSTSEPLTTEESTQPSIVEESTPPTTTEEPKATTSLHLKEEKIKDDDNHTTTGSLIIALAFGILFFLAVLVLIGRPWWFSFRRPRYSKVDYLMNGL comes from the exons ATGAGtatttttgcagtctttctGCTTTTACTAGTATTCGTTGGTGTTGAAAATGTCGCTCAAGGAGACGATGAGTCGTGTGCAATGTCGGAACGATTGCATGGAGAAATGGTTAATATAAAAAAGGCAAAAGTAAATGCCGAGAGAAACAACGGAACTGTCTCCGTACCCAAAGCATTGATAGTCAACTCTTCCATGGACTGCGAGCAAGGCTGCTGTGGTAATATAAACTGTACAGTTTATCTGTTTTATCCTCGGCAACCGTCGATTGGGGACCAACAAAGAAAGTTCAATTGCTTCTTTCTGAACTGTCGACCGCAGAACTTGTGTTCTCTGGTAAATGTCAGCAATAAAGCCGAAGGATCAGTTGTTGGGATTCGACAACTAACTG GTAACACAGCTGAACCCAAAGTGACTGCTAACTTG GAGTTTTCAACTTCTGAACCGTTAACAACTGAAGAGTCCACACAACCATCCATAGTTGAGGAATCCACGCCACCAACTACCACAGAGGAACCTAAAG CAACAACTTCTTTGCatttaaaagaggaaaaaatcaaagatgaTGACAACCATACCACAACTGGATCACTGATAATTGCACTTGCATTTGGTATCTTATTCTTTTTGGCTGTTTTGGTTCTCATTGGTCGTCCATGGTGGTTTTCATTTCGCAGACCAAGGTATTCCAAAGTGGATTATTTGATGAATGGACTTTAG
- the LOC136915792 gene encoding uncharacterized protein isoform X1 — protein MSIFAVFLLLLVFVGVENVAQGDDESCAMSERLHGEMVNIKKAKVNAERNNGTVSVPKALIVNSSMDCEQGCCGNINCTVYLFYPRQPSIGDQQRKFNCFFLNCRPQNLCSLVNVSNKAEGSVVGIRQLTGNTAEPKVTANLVSVISDSPLFDNKEFSTSEPLTTEESTQPSIVEESTPPTTTEEPKATTSLHLKEEKIKDDDNHTTTGSLIIALAFGILFFLAVLVLIGRPWWFSFRRPRYSKVDYLMNGL, from the exons ATGAGtatttttgcagtctttctGCTTTTACTAGTATTCGTTGGTGTTGAAAATGTCGCTCAAGGAGACGATGAGTCGTGTGCAATGTCGGAACGATTGCATGGAGAAATGGTTAATATAAAAAAGGCAAAAGTAAATGCCGAGAGAAACAACGGAACTGTCTCCGTACCCAAAGCATTGATAGTCAACTCTTCCATGGACTGCGAGCAAGGCTGCTGTGGTAATATAAACTGTACAGTTTATCTGTTTTATCCTCGGCAACCGTCGATTGGGGACCAACAAAGAAAGTTCAATTGCTTCTTTCTGAACTGTCGACCGCAGAACTTGTGTTCTCTGGTAAATGTCAGCAATAAAGCCGAAGGATCAGTTGTTGGGATTCGACAACTAACTG GTAACACAGCTGAACCCAAAGTGACTGCTAACTTGGTAAGCGTGATTTCTGACTCACCATTATTTGATAATAAG GAGTTTTCAACTTCTGAACCGTTAACAACTGAAGAGTCCACACAACCATCCATAGTTGAGGAATCCACGCCACCAACTACCACAGAGGAACCTAAAG CAACAACTTCTTTGCatttaaaagaggaaaaaatcaaagatgaTGACAACCATACCACAACTGGATCACTGATAATTGCACTTGCATTTGGTATCTTATTCTTTTTGGCTGTTTTGGTTCTCATTGGTCGTCCATGGTGGTTTTCATTTCGCAGACCAAGGTATTCCAAAGTGGATTATTTGATGAATGGACTTTAG
- the LOC136915792 gene encoding uncharacterized protein isoform X3: MSIFAVFLLLLVFVGVENVAQGDDESCAMSERLHGEMVNIKKAKVNAERNNGTVSVPKALIVNSSMDCEQGCCGNINCTVYLFYPRQPSIGDQQRKFNCFFLNCRPQNLCSLVNVSNKAEGSVVGIRQLTGNTAEPKVTANLVSVISDSPLFDNKEFSTSEPLTTEESTQPSIVEESTPPTTTEEPKATTSLHLNEEKIKDDDNYIPCEYCTNRFLHLFGSHFAELYTL; encoded by the exons ATGAGtatttttgcagtctttctGCTTTTACTAGTATTCGTTGGTGTTGAAAATGTCGCTCAAGGAGACGATGAGTCGTGTGCAATGTCGGAACGATTGCATGGAGAAATGGTTAATATAAAAAAGGCAAAAGTAAATGCCGAGAGAAACAACGGAACTGTCTCCGTACCCAAAGCATTGATAGTCAACTCTTCCATGGACTGCGAGCAAGGCTGCTGTGGTAATATAAACTGTACAGTTTATCTGTTTTATCCTCGGCAACCGTCGATTGGGGACCAACAAAGAAAGTTCAATTGCTTCTTTCTGAACTGTCGACCGCAGAACTTGTGTTCTCTGGTAAATGTCAGCAATAAAGCCGAAGGATCAGTTGTTGGGATTCGACAACTAACTG GTAACACAGCTGAACCCAAAGTGACTGCTAACTTGGTAAGCGTGATTTCTGACTCACCATTATTTGATAATAAG GAGTTTTCAACTTCTGAACCGTTAACAACTGAAGAGTCCACACAACCATCCATAGTTGAGGAATCCACGCCACCAACTACCACAGAGGAACCTAAAG CAACAACTTCTTTGCatttaaatgaggaaaaaatcaaagatgaTGACAACTATATACCCTGTGAATATTGCACTAATCGTTTTTTACATCTTTTCGGCTCTCATTTTGCTGAGCTATATACCCTGTGA
- the LOC136915792 gene encoding uncharacterized protein isoform X4 yields the protein MSIFAVFLLLLVFVGVENVAQGDDESCAMSERLHGEMVNIKKAKVNAERNNGTVSVPKALIVNSSMDCEQGCCGNINCTVYLFYPRQPSIGDQQRKFNCFFLNCRPQNLCSLVNVSNKAEGSVVGIRQLTGNTAEPKVTANLEFSTSEPLTTEESTQPSIVEESTPPTTTEEPKATTSLHLNEEKIKDDDNYIPCEYCTNRFLHLFGSHFAELYTL from the exons ATGAGtatttttgcagtctttctGCTTTTACTAGTATTCGTTGGTGTTGAAAATGTCGCTCAAGGAGACGATGAGTCGTGTGCAATGTCGGAACGATTGCATGGAGAAATGGTTAATATAAAAAAGGCAAAAGTAAATGCCGAGAGAAACAACGGAACTGTCTCCGTACCCAAAGCATTGATAGTCAACTCTTCCATGGACTGCGAGCAAGGCTGCTGTGGTAATATAAACTGTACAGTTTATCTGTTTTATCCTCGGCAACCGTCGATTGGGGACCAACAAAGAAAGTTCAATTGCTTCTTTCTGAACTGTCGACCGCAGAACTTGTGTTCTCTGGTAAATGTCAGCAATAAAGCCGAAGGATCAGTTGTTGGGATTCGACAACTAACTG GTAACACAGCTGAACCCAAAGTGACTGCTAACTTG GAGTTTTCAACTTCTGAACCGTTAACAACTGAAGAGTCCACACAACCATCCATAGTTGAGGAATCCACGCCACCAACTACCACAGAGGAACCTAAAG CAACAACTTCTTTGCatttaaatgaggaaaaaatcaaagatgaTGACAACTATATACCCTGTGAATATTGCACTAATCGTTTTTTACATCTTTTCGGCTCTCATTTTGCTGAGCTATATACCCTGTGA